Below is a window of Hydrogenimonas sp. DNA.
TTTGAAGCTGAACGATGCCCAGCTGGTTACGCTGCATGGCGCCATGCCGGATGTGGAGATCAACCGCATCGTCGAAGATTTCGGTCAGGAAAACTCCAAAGTCCGGGTGCTCGTCGCAACCGATGTAGCCAGCGAAGGGATCAACCTCCACTATCTCTCCCACCGTCTATTTCACTTCGACATACCCTGGTCGCTGATGGTTTTTCAGCAGCGGAACGGGCGAATCGACCGTTACGGTCAGGAGAAAGAGCCGGAGATCTACTATATGCAGACAGCCAGCAGAGATCCGGAGTTCAAAGGGGACAACCGTATCCTCGAAATACTCATCGAAAAAGATAAACAGGCGGCCGAAAACATAGGAGATCCTTCGGCCTTTATGAATGTGTACGATCCGGAAAAAGAGGAGGCCATCACCGCAGAAGCGATCGCCGAAGGCAAAGATCCCGAAATCTTTTCCGCCGAACTGGACAGCAATGCGCAAAATTCGGAGTTCGATTTCCTCGCTTTGCTGGAAGAGAGACAAGAAAAGCGTGCAGAGACAGAACCTGAAAAGGTCTTCGTCGATATGCCATCTCTCTATCCCGACGATCACCACTACGCCACTGCTGCTTTGAAATATCTGCAAAAAAATGCCAACGGGTATCTGGAGGTACAGTATGAAGAAGATCGCATCCGCCTTGTCGCTCCCGAAGATCTCAAATATCGTTTCAAAATGCTTCCCAAAGAGATCTGGCCGAAAGACGGTTATTTTATCCTGAGTCAAAATCGGCAAATTATAGAAAAGGAGATAAAAGAGTCCCGCAAAAACGAATCTGCATGGCCGCAGATCCATTACCTTTGGGAGCAGCACCCTGTGCTTGAGTGGTTGCGTGACAAACTGCTGAGCAATTTCGACCGCCTCGAAGCACCCCTTTTGCGCCTGCCTACACTGGCGGCTACTGAAACACTCTTCATCGTTTCGGGACTTATCCCAAACAAAAAGGCCCAACCGCTCATTCACCATTGGATAGGCGTACTGTTTGTTGACAGGAGGTATTGCAAAACTCTCTCCTGGGAGGAGATCGTGGCCAAAAGCGGATTGGGGCGGAAACGCTTCCCAAACCCTGCACAACCTTGCGACACGACGCCATACGAGACACTGCTTCCCGAAGTCATCGAAGCGGCCAGGGGCTACATGAATGAAGAGTATCGCCGTTTCGACGAAGAGGCAACCCGCCGGCTTCAGAAGCGTTACGAGGAGCTGGAGAAGCTAAAAAAGAGGCACATGAAGCGCTACAACCTCTTTCATGAAGAGGAGCTGGATCAGAGCAAGGAGGGGCGCCGCATCAAAAAGATATTCGACGACTACTGGCGCTGGATGGAGGAGACGATGATTCTCGAAAAAGAGCCATATATCCAGGTGGTAGCCGCACTGATCGGAGAGCAGGCATGAGTCTTGTCGGTATTATCAATGAAAATGAATTCTACACCTCACACTATCTAAGCGAAATCTTTGAAAAGGATATCAAAGAGCGTATTGATATCTGGAGTGCCAAAGCCCAAGAGGATGAACGCCATATACCCCCCTATAAAGAGTTGCGCTCTATGGCGGGTGACTATTTCGCTATGCTCGACAAACTACGCAAAAAGCATCTGACGACCCCGGAAAAGCTGGAACTTTCGCGGGCGTTCATTCAGCGGTTACTTTGGGTGCTGGGGTATGAGACGCAGCCGGAGAGAGAAGAGCTAGAAGCCGGTTTTGTGCCGCTTCTGTGCCGCATCGACCGTGCAGACCACTCCCCGCTGCTCTGGATTCTTGAGAGCCACTGCTCTGAGCCGTGTGATGTGCTCAAAAGCGTACCCATAGAGGATCAGTTCGGCCCCCTTGAAGATGGTATAGAGGCGGAGAACTACGATGAAATCATCACCTCCCATATCTTCAGCCTCGAAGAGCCACCACGCTGGGTAATGCTGGTCTCCGCCTGGCAGATCGTACTTATCGATCGCGCCAAATGGGCACAGAAGCGCTTTTTGCGTTTTGACCTCGAAGAGATCTTCGGGCGCAAAGAGGAGGCCACCATAAAAGCCGTCACAGCGCTCCTGCACGTCGACTCTTTGGCGCCGGCCGACGGTATCAGCCTGCTCGATACCCTGGATGAGAACTCCCATAAACACGCTTTCGGCGTCACGGAAGATCTCAAATATGCCCTGCGTGAAGCGATCGAACTGCTGGCCAACGAAGCGCTCCGTTACGCCAAAGAGCAACGTCCCGAACTGCTGGACACTCCCGATCTCGATACGGTGCTCAGCCGCGAAAGCCTGCGCTACATGTACCGCCTGCTTTTTATCTTCTACATCGAGTCGCGTCCGGAGCTAGGTTATGTGCCCATCCGATCTGCCGCCTATTTGAAAGGGTACTCCCTGGAGAACCTTCGCGATCTGGAGTTGATGCCGCTGGTGAGCGACCAGGATAAAAACGGCTACTTCTTCGACGACTCCATCCGCCTGCTTTTCGATATGATCTACCATGGACGAAGCTACACCCATCGGCAAAACGGAAGGGAGCTGTTCGAAATCTCTCCTCTGCGCTCCCACCTTTTCGATTCGGACCATACCCCTCTGCTCGATAGCGTCAAACTGCGCAACCATGTCTGGCAGGCGATAATCCGCAGCCTTTCACTCTCGAGGCCGGGCAACGGCAAAAAGGGGCGCGGACGCATAAGCTACGCCAATCTCGGCATCAACCAGCTCGGCGCGGTCTACGAGGCGCTGTTGAGCTACAAAGGCTTCATCGCCCGCGAAACCCTCTACGAGGTCAAAAAAGCCGGCACCCATCCCACACCGCTGGAGAACGCCTACTTCGTCACCGAATCGCAGCTCGCCGACTACAAAGAGGAGGAGCGCGTCTTCGACAGTGAAGGAAAACTGGTGCGCTACCCCGCCGGCACCTTCATCTACCGCCTGGCTGGGCGGGACCGCGAAAAGTCCGCCTCCTACTATACCCCCGAAGTGCTGACCCGCAGCCTGGTCAAATACGCTCTCAAAGAGCTCTTG
It encodes the following:
- a CDS encoding putative ATP-dependent helicase, producing the protein MNDLSYAPGQRALIRDAEWVIRRVDLLADGGYQLTCEGVSNFVKGKEAIFLTSYEKEIKVIDPPKTKLVIDDSSSFERSQLYIESLLRELVPTDDKIYRAHKAAMDVVPYQFDPALQALKQSRQRILMGDAVGLGKTLEAGILVSELMKRGRGKRILVLTVKSMLTQFQKEFWNRFSIPLTRLDSQGIQRVRNRIPANMNPFYYYDKAIISIDTLKQEALYRTYIEEAYWDIIVIDEAHNVADRNSRSRRAELAKLIASRCDSLIMLSATPHDGSAKSFASLLNLLDPTAIADPEHYTADDFKEKGLVIRRFKKDIADQVKEEFKPRKIFVAEGMAKASEAEENAFAILSKIKLRTIDAKKRSGSELFRTTLIKSLMSSPMACSETIEERIKKLQATEGDFEEDIAELEELNSSLAAIGAEEFSKYRKLVDLIKHRIKWKKSVTDDRLVIFTERLATMRFLAEHLKQDLKLNDAQLVTLHGAMPDVEINRIVEDFGQENSKVRVLVATDVASEGINLHYLSHRLFHFDIPWSLMVFQQRNGRIDRYGQEKEPEIYYMQTASRDPEFKGDNRILEILIEKDKQAAENIGDPSAFMNVYDPEKEEAITAEAIAEGKDPEIFSAELDSNAQNSEFDFLALLEERQEKRAETEPEKVFVDMPSLYPDDHHYATAALKYLQKNANGYLEVQYEEDRIRLVAPEDLKYRFKMLPKEIWPKDGYFILSQNRQIIEKEIKESRKNESAWPQIHYLWEQHPVLEWLRDKLLSNFDRLEAPLLRLPTLAATETLFIVSGLIPNKKAQPLIHHWIGVLFVDRRYCKTLSWEEIVAKSGLGRKRFPNPAQPCDTTPYETLLPEVIEAARGYMNEEYRRFDEEATRRLQKRYEELEKLKKRHMKRYNLFHEEELDQSKEGRRIKKIFDDYWRWMEETMILEKEPYIQVVAALIGEQA